GTGGTTTTATGGTCACTGCCATTCAGCTTTTTGTCACAATAGGTATTTTGGCAGCCTTTATTGCTAACTATTTCATGGCAAATTTTGATCAAGGATGGCGCTACATGTTTTCTATCGCAGCACTTGTTGCTCTCATTCAGGCAATAGCTCTTTTCTTTTTTCCAGAAAGTCCTCGTTTTTTGGTTTTGAATAAAAGCTCAAGGAAAGCTTTAAAAGTGTTGCAAAAAACACACGATAAAAAAACCGCAGAAATAGAGCTTAATAAAATTAAAAAAGTTGTCACAAGAAAAAAAGTGCATATTGAAGAACTTTTTTCATCAAAATTTAAGCTCGCATTCACAATCGCCCTTTTACTCAACATTTTCCAGCAAATCACAGGAATCAATGCGATTATCTATTATGCGCCTACGCTTTTTCAGATGTCCGGGTTTTCGAATACAACGACTGCGCTTTTAGCCACAATGGGACTTGGAATTGTGAATTTTTTAATGACATTTGTAGCTATTTTCCTTGTCGATAAAGTCGGTAGAAAACCTATTTTGGATACTGGACTTGCTCTGATGGCTTTTGCAATGTTTGGAATGGGTATTTCTTTTTATTTTCACAAAATTCCAAGCATCCATATCCTGCTTTTCATTTTCACCCTCCTATTTGTTGGAGCCTTTGCTCTGTCCATGGGACCGATGACGTGGTTGATCTCTTCGGAAATCTTGCCCACATCAATGCGAGGAAAAGCGATGTCTCTTGTGACAACAGCAAACTGGATTTTTAATTTCATCGTTTCTTCTACATTTCTTACCCTCGCACATTCGATGGGACCTACAATAACATTTGTGA
This genomic interval from Chlamydiota bacterium contains the following:
- the galP gene encoding Galactose-proton symporter is translated as MHKEYSPFILILAVFVAISGLLFGFDTGTLTGAILFIKKQFSLSLYQQQFVVAVALLGGAAGALISGYFADTYGRKKVLIAALFLFIIGALTTASAQMLPRLIFGRLCVGFAIGTFFVTAPIYVSEIAPPKSRGFMVTAIQLFVTIGILAAFIANYFMANFDQGWRYMFSIAALVALIQAIALFFFPESPRFLVLNKSSRKALKVLQKTHDKKTAEIELNKIKKVVTRKKVHIEELFSSKFKLAFTIALLLNIFQQITGINAIIYYAPTLFQMSGFSNTTTALLATMGLGIVNFLMTFVAIFLVDKVGRKPILDTGLALMAFAMFGMGISFYFHKIPSIHILLFIFTLLFVGAFALSMGPMTWLISSEILPTSMRGKAMSLVTTANWIFNFIVSSTFLTLAHSMGPTITFVIFGFISIIGLLFFHKAVPETRNKVLEDIKTPKIHL